In one Gopherus evgoodei ecotype Sinaloan lineage chromosome 1, rGopEvg1_v1.p, whole genome shotgun sequence genomic region, the following are encoded:
- the LOC115636860 gene encoding C-type lectin domain family 2 member L-like, with amino-acid sequence MQSLAGQIGSEWSLRPPPRGEKSQLRRRRSRHRRAKSESDLRDVAPLPAGAQLALRGAWPADPSRKGGSARHCLVQMDTRDRGPQPGRGAGREAEQFLGSGPGAGTLKASWIEAMWGLCLHLWFWRRVAGILIAVPVILLLIWFSWSLPILPHLEPCRDDWLYYRKKCYYLSEDQADWDSSQSFCSAHGASLAVIESQQEMVKFPSF; translated from the exons atgcagTCTCTCGCAGGGCAGATCGGGAGCGAATGGTCCCTCCGGCCTCCGCCCCGCGGGGAGAAGTCGCAGCTGAGGAGGAGGCGCAGCCGCCACCGTCGAGCCAAGTCAGAGTCAGACCTGAGGGATGTAGCCCCCCTCCCGGCTGGGGCCCAGCTAGCCCTGCGCGGTGCTTGGCCTGCGGATCCCTCCAGGAAAGGGGGCTCAGCACGGCACTGCCTGGTGCAGATGGATACCAGGGACCGCGGTCCGCAGCCGGGACGAGGCGCGGGAAGggaagcggagcagttcctggGGTCAGGTCCGGGAGCCGGGACCCTAAAGGCCAGCTGGATAGAGGCCATGTGGG GCCTCTGCTTACACCTCTGGTTCTGGAGACGAGTTGCTGGAATTTTGAttgctgttcctgtgattttACTCTTGATCTGGTTTAGCTGGA GTCTTCCCATATTGCCTCACCTGGAGCCATGCCGTGATGACTGGCTATACTACAGAAAGAAATGTTATTACCTCTCAGAAGATCAAGCAGACTGGGATTCCAGTCAAAGCTTCTGCTCTGCACATGGGGCTTCTCTTGCTGTGATTGAAAGCCAACAAGAAATGGTAAAGTTTCCATCCTTCTGA